One Nitrospinota bacterium DNA window includes the following coding sequences:
- a CDS encoding PhoH family protein: MNILISEFSKEILLENSDYIPSLYGINDRHLKQIENSFNVRISTRGNRMNIKGEKASVLKVEKLIMDLYSMLEENCPFEDNDLKFILRVFIENNGADIKGIFSERVEVASKRRYITPKSIVQKKYIEAIRKNNIVFGIGPAGTGKTYLAMAMGVSGLINKQFRKIILARPAVEAGEKLGFLPGDLYAKVNPYLRPLYDALYDMIDFEKAQKFIERELIEIAPIAYMRGRTLNDSFIILDEAQNATSEQMKMFLTRMGFNSKTIITGDITQVDLPDGKISGLIEIQYILKNIQDIKFIYFSEKDVVRHDLVQYIIKAYETYESKSDNFRKKG; this comes from the coding sequence ATGAATATATTGATTTCAGAATTTAGCAAAGAAATTCTTTTAGAGAACAGTGACTATATTCCATCCCTTTATGGAATCAATGATAGACATCTCAAACAGATTGAAAATAGCTTTAATGTGAGAATATCAACAAGAGGAAACAGAATGAATATAAAGGGTGAAAAAGCAAGCGTATTAAAAGTTGAGAAGTTAATAATGGATTTGTACAGTATGTTGGAAGAAAATTGTCCTTTTGAGGATAATGACTTGAAATTTATATTAAGAGTTTTTATTGAAAATAATGGCGCTGATATAAAAGGTATATTTTCAGAAAGAGTTGAGGTTGCCTCAAAAAGAAGATATATAACTCCCAAGAGCATTGTTCAAAAGAAGTATATTGAGGCTATTCGAAAAAATAATATTGTTTTTGGAATAGGACCTGCAGGTACAGGTAAGACTTATCTTGCAATGGCCATGGGGGTTTCTGGTTTGATTAATAAACAGTTTCGTAAGATCATCTTAGCTAGACCTGCTGTAGAGGCTGGAGAAAAATTAGGCTTTCTACCGGGAGATCTCTATGCAAAGGTCAATCCCTACTTAAGACCTCTTTATGATGCTCTATATGATATGATAGATTTTGAAAAGGCTCAAAAATTCATAGAAAGAGAATTAATTGAAATTGCTCCTATCGCATATATGAGGGGGAGGACGTTGAATGATTCATTTATTATCTTGGACGAAGCCCAAAATGCGACTTCAGAACAGATGAAGATGTTCCTGACCCGCATGGGTTTTAATTCTAAAACCATCATCACCGGAGATATAACGCAGGTAGATTTACCTGACGGTAAAATATCAGGTTTAATAGAGATTCAATATATATTGAAAAATATTCAAGATATTAAATTTATATATTTTTCAGAAAAAGATGTAGTAAGGCACGATCTCGTTCAATATATTATCAAAGCTTATGAGACCTATGAGTCGAAGTCAGATAATTTCAGGAAGAAAGGTTAG